One part of the Hippoglossus hippoglossus isolate fHipHip1 chromosome 11, fHipHip1.pri, whole genome shotgun sequence genome encodes these proteins:
- the LOC117771086 gene encoding ATPase inhibitor A, mitochondrial-like codes for MARYLLRLSLRRCIASQIRMASDQLGELGKGAGKGGGGGGSVREAGGAFGKRGAVEEERYFRQKEKEQMEALRKHHVEEIEHHKKEIERLQKEIDRHKGKIRKLNHDD; via the exons ATGGCCCGGTATCTGCTGAGGTTGAGCCTGAGGAGATGCATCGCCTCTCAGATCAGGATGGCATCTGATCAG CTTGGTGAGTTAGGCAAGGGAGCGGGCAAaggtgggggtggaggaggcTCCGTGAGGGAGGCGGGCGGTGCCTTCGGGAAGAGgggagcagtggaggaggagcggTACTTCAG gcagaaggagaaggagcagatGGAGGCGCTGAGGAAACATCACGTGGAGGAAATCGAACACCACAAAAAGGAGATTGAGCGCCTGCAGAAGGAGATCGACCGACACAAGGGCAAAATCCGAAAGCTGAATCACGACGACTGA
- the LOC117771081 gene encoding heterogeneous nuclear ribonucleoprotein R isoform X1 — protein sequence MAAAEVNGSSAPAKEEEEPMDVTTTHTENYQTLIDAGLPQKVAESLDNIFQTGLVAYLDLDERAIDALREFNEEGALTVLQQFRESDLSHVQNKSAFLCGVMKTYRQREKQGSKVQESTKGPDEAKIKALLERTGYTLDVTTGQRKYGGPPPEDVFKGVQPGIGTEVFVGKIPRDLYEDELVPLFESAGAIWDLRLMMDPLSGQNRGYAFITYCNKDDAQKAVKLCDNHEIRPGKYLGVCISVANNRLFVGSIPKNKTRESILEDFGKVTEGLQEVILYHQPDDKKKNRGFCFLEYEDHKSAAQARRRLMSGKVKVWGNAVTVEWADPVAEPDPEVMAKVKVLFVRKLATAVTEELLEMAFSQFGKLERVKKLKDYAFVHFEERDAAVKAMDDMNGRELGGESIEIVLAKPPDKKRKERQAARQTTRNSGYDDYYYYPPPRMPPPGRGRGRGGRGGYAYPPDYYGYDDYYDDYYGYDYHDYRGGYEDPYYGYDDVYSMRGRGTRPSRGGPPPPRARGAPPARGRGGYAQRGPPLGGPRGGRGGRGAPFQPQRGRGPRGARGNRGGNVGGKRKADVFNQPDSKRRQTNNQQNWGSQPIAQQPLQQGADYSGNYGYSNDTLEFSQDSYGQQWK from the exons ATGGCTGCCGCCGAGGTGAACGGTAGTTCTGCCCCggcaaaggaggaggaggagccgaTGGATGTGACGACAACGCACACGGAGAACTACCAGACGCTCATTGATGCTGGGCTGCCCCAGAAAGTGGCTGAAAGTCTAGACAACATCTTTCAGACAG GCTTGGTGGCGTATCTCGACTTGGACGAGAGGGCCATCGATGCTCTGAGGGAGTTCAACGAGGAGGGAGCGCTTACTGTGCTCCAGCAGTTCAGAGAGAGCGACCTGTCCCATGTACAG AATAAGAGTGCTTTCCTGTGTGGAGTCATGaaaacatacagacagagagaaaaacaaggaagTAAAGTACAGGAGTCCACAAAGGGCCCAGATGAGGCGAAAATTAAG gctctGCTGGAGCGGACAGGATACACTCTGGATGTCACAACAGGGCAGAGAAAGTATGGCGGTCCCCCACCGGAGGATGTATTCAAAGGAGTGCAACCAGGGATTGGAACTGAG GTGTTTGTTGGAAAAATCCCACGAGACTTGTACGAGGATGAGCTGGTGCCACTCTTTGAGTCCGCTGGTGCAATCTGGGACCTCAGGTTAATGATGGACCCTCTCTCTGGGCAGAACAGGGGTTATGCCTTCATCACATACTGCAACAAGGACGATGCACAAAAGGCTGTAAAGCTT tgtgataATCATGAAATCCGCCCTGGCAAGTACTTGGGAGTATGTATATCTGTTGCAAACAATCGCCTGTTTGTCGGATCAATTCCAAAGAACAAGACAAGGGAAAGTATATTGGAAGACTTCGGCAAAGTTACAG AGGGTCTCCAGGAGGTGATACTGTACCACCAGCCTGACGACAAGAAGAAGAACCGTGGCTTCTGTTTCCTGGAGTACGAGGATCACAAGTCCGCAGCACAGGCTCGCCGCCGCCTGATGAGTGGCAAGGTCAAGGTGTGGGGGAACGCCGTCACTGTGGAGTGGGCTGACCCTGTTGCTGAGCCAGACCCAGAGGTCATGGCCAAG GTGAAGGTGCTCTTTGTGAGGAAGCTCGCCACCGCGGTGACTGAAGAACTTCTTGAAATGGCGTTCTCTCAGTTTGGAAAGCTGGAGCGAGTAAAGAAACTCAAAGACTATGCTTTTGTTCACTTTGAAGAAAGGGATGCTGCTgttaag GCAATGGATGATATGAACGGTAGGGAGCTTGGAGGAGAGTCAATTGAGATTGTTTTGGCAAAGCCTCCAgacaagaagaggaaagagcGCCAAGCAGCTCGGCAGACCACCAGGAATTCAGG GTATGacgactactactactacccACCTCCACGCATGCCACCACCAGGCCGAGGTAGGGGTCGTGGGGGCCGAGGGGGCTATGCTTACCCACCAGATTATTATGGATATGATGACTACTATGATGACTACTATGGTTACGACTATCATGACTACCGTGGTGGCTATGAAGATCCTTACTATGGCTACGATGATGTGTACAGCATGAGGGGCCGTGGTACACGTCCCAGCAGGGGAGGTCCTCCTCCACCTAGGGCTCGTGGAGCACCACCAGCTCGTGGCCGCGGTGGCTACGCCCAAAGAGGCCCACCCCTAGGTGGTCCCAGGGGTGGCCGCGGGGGGCGCGGAGCCCCTTTCCAGCCACAGAGGGGCCGTGGTCCTCGTGGGGCCAGAGGCAATCGTGGGGGAAATGTCGGTGGAAAAAGGAAGGCAGACGTGTTTAACCAGCCTGACTCCAAGCGCCGCCAGACCAACAACCAACAGAACTGGGGGTCCCAGCCCATCGCCCAGCAGCCCCTGCAGCAGGGGGCCGACTATTCTGGTAACTATGGTTACAGTAATGACACCCTGGAGTTTTCACAGGATTCTTATGGGCAGCAGTGGAAGTAG
- the dnajc8 gene encoding dnaJ homolog subfamily C member 8 — protein MAAAGGEPSEIVSDELFQNFYTEVKQIEKRDSVLTNKQQIERLLRPGASYFNLNPFEVLQIDPEATDDELKKRFRALSILVHPDKNQGDQDRAQKSFEAVDKAYKLLLDPEQKKRALDVIHAGKEYVEHMVKEKRKQLKKEGKSQDMEEDDPEMFKQAVYKQTMKLFAELEIKRKERETKDMHERKRAREEEIEAAEKTKREREWQKNFEETRDGRVDSWRTFQAKGKRKEKKNNRSFLKPPKVKMEQRE, from the exons ATGGCGGCCGCCGGAGGAGAGCCTTCTGAGATTGTATCGGATGAATTATTTCAAAACTTCTACACGGAG GTGAAGCAGATCGAGAAGAGAGACTCTGTGTTGACCAACAAGCAGCAGATAGAGAGGCTGCTCCGACCTGGAGCCTCCTACTTCAACCTCAACCCGTTTGAG GTGCTGCAAATTGACCCCGAGGCAACAGATGATGAATTGAAGAAAAGATTTCGGGCG TTGTCCATTCTGGTCCATCCGGACAAAAATCAGGGGGATCAAGATAGAGCACAGAAGTCCTTTGAAG CTGTGGACAAGGCATATAAACTCCTACTGGACCCcgaacagaaaaaaagagccTTAGACGTGATCCATGCAGGAAAGGAATATGTGGAGCATATG gtaaaagagaaaaggaaacagctGAAGAAAGAAGGGAAATCGCAGGATATGGAAGAGGATGATCCTGAAATG TTCAAGCAAGCCGTGTACAAACAGACAATGAAGCTTTTCGCAGAGCTTGAAATcaagaggaaggaaagggaAACAAAGGACATGCATGAAAG GAAACGGGCGAGAGAGGAAGAAATCgaggcagcagagaaaacaaagcgAGAGCGAGAATGGCAGAAAAACTTTGAG GAAACAAGAGATGGGCGTGTGGACAGCTGGAGGACCTTCCAGGCCAAAGGCAAGCgcaaggagaagaagaacaacagatCCTTCCTCAAGCCTCCAAAAGTcaagatggagcagagagaaTGA
- the LOC117771081 gene encoding heterogeneous nuclear ribonucleoprotein R isoform X2, giving the protein MAAAEVNGSSAPAKEEEEPMDVTTTHTENYQTLIDAGLPQKVAESLDNIFQTGLVAYLDLDERAIDALREFNEEGALTVLQQFRESDLSHVQNKSAFLCGVMKTYRQREKQGSKVQESTKGPDEAKIKALLERTGYTLDVTTGQRKYGGPPPEDVFKGVQPGIGTEVFVGKIPRDLYEDELVPLFESAGAIWDLRLMMDPLSGQNRGYAFITYCNKDDAQKAVKLCDNHEIRPGKYLGVCISVANNRLFVGSIPKNKTRESILEDFGKVTEGLQEVILYHQPDDKKKNRGFCFLEYEDHKSAAQARRRLMSGKVKVWGNAVTVEWADPVAEPDPEVMAKVKVLFVRKLATAVTEELLEMAFSQFGKLERVKKLKDYAFVHFEERDAAVKAMDDMNGRELGGESIEIVLAKPPDKKRKERQAARQTTRNSGYDDYYYYPPPRMPPPGRGRGRGGRGGYAYPPDYYGYDDYYDDYYGYDYHDYRGGYEDPYYGYDDVYSMRGRGTRPSRGGPPPPRARGAPPARGRGGYAQRGPPLGGPRGGRGGRGAPFQPQRGRGPRGARGNRGGNVGGKRKADVFNQPDSKRRQTNNQQNWGSQPIAQQPLQQGADYSGGEALRAAPLA; this is encoded by the exons ATGGCTGCCGCCGAGGTGAACGGTAGTTCTGCCCCggcaaaggaggaggaggagccgaTGGATGTGACGACAACGCACACGGAGAACTACCAGACGCTCATTGATGCTGGGCTGCCCCAGAAAGTGGCTGAAAGTCTAGACAACATCTTTCAGACAG GCTTGGTGGCGTATCTCGACTTGGACGAGAGGGCCATCGATGCTCTGAGGGAGTTCAACGAGGAGGGAGCGCTTACTGTGCTCCAGCAGTTCAGAGAGAGCGACCTGTCCCATGTACAG AATAAGAGTGCTTTCCTGTGTGGAGTCATGaaaacatacagacagagagaaaaacaaggaagTAAAGTACAGGAGTCCACAAAGGGCCCAGATGAGGCGAAAATTAAG gctctGCTGGAGCGGACAGGATACACTCTGGATGTCACAACAGGGCAGAGAAAGTATGGCGGTCCCCCACCGGAGGATGTATTCAAAGGAGTGCAACCAGGGATTGGAACTGAG GTGTTTGTTGGAAAAATCCCACGAGACTTGTACGAGGATGAGCTGGTGCCACTCTTTGAGTCCGCTGGTGCAATCTGGGACCTCAGGTTAATGATGGACCCTCTCTCTGGGCAGAACAGGGGTTATGCCTTCATCACATACTGCAACAAGGACGATGCACAAAAGGCTGTAAAGCTT tgtgataATCATGAAATCCGCCCTGGCAAGTACTTGGGAGTATGTATATCTGTTGCAAACAATCGCCTGTTTGTCGGATCAATTCCAAAGAACAAGACAAGGGAAAGTATATTGGAAGACTTCGGCAAAGTTACAG AGGGTCTCCAGGAGGTGATACTGTACCACCAGCCTGACGACAAGAAGAAGAACCGTGGCTTCTGTTTCCTGGAGTACGAGGATCACAAGTCCGCAGCACAGGCTCGCCGCCGCCTGATGAGTGGCAAGGTCAAGGTGTGGGGGAACGCCGTCACTGTGGAGTGGGCTGACCCTGTTGCTGAGCCAGACCCAGAGGTCATGGCCAAG GTGAAGGTGCTCTTTGTGAGGAAGCTCGCCACCGCGGTGACTGAAGAACTTCTTGAAATGGCGTTCTCTCAGTTTGGAAAGCTGGAGCGAGTAAAGAAACTCAAAGACTATGCTTTTGTTCACTTTGAAGAAAGGGATGCTGCTgttaag GCAATGGATGATATGAACGGTAGGGAGCTTGGAGGAGAGTCAATTGAGATTGTTTTGGCAAAGCCTCCAgacaagaagaggaaagagcGCCAAGCAGCTCGGCAGACCACCAGGAATTCAGG GTATGacgactactactactacccACCTCCACGCATGCCACCACCAGGCCGAGGTAGGGGTCGTGGGGGCCGAGGGGGCTATGCTTACCCACCAGATTATTATGGATATGATGACTACTATGATGACTACTATGGTTACGACTATCATGACTACCGTGGTGGCTATGAAGATCCTTACTATGGCTACGATGATGTGTACAGCATGAGGGGCCGTGGTACACGTCCCAGCAGGGGAGGTCCTCCTCCACCTAGGGCTCGTGGAGCACCACCAGCTCGTGGCCGCGGTGGCTACGCCCAAAGAGGCCCACCCCTAGGTGGTCCCAGGGGTGGCCGCGGGGGGCGCGGAGCCCCTTTCCAGCCACAGAGGGGCCGTGGTCCTCGTGGGGCCAGAGGCAATCGTGGGGGAAATGTCGGTGGAAAAAGGAAGGCAGACGTGTTTAACCAGCCTGACTCCAAGCGCCGCCAGACCAACAACCAACAGAACTGGGGGTCCCAGCCCATCGCCCAGCAGCCCCTGCAGCAGGGGGCCGACTATTCTG GTGGAGAAGCATTGAGGGCGGCACCACTAGCATGA